A part of Streptomyces sp. NBC_01451 genomic DNA contains:
- a CDS encoding FadR/GntR family transcriptional regulator: MSTLAHTMMTAARSADSGLVGPGGLDRYPYAEAPGADRVGVPSWDAADPELGRVGRRTAGSRGRGLHGQLVQQLGQMIVSGDLGADRPLVPEEIGQRFEVSRTVVRESLRVLEAKGLVSARPNVGTRVRPVSDWNLLDPDIIEWRAFGPQRDNQRRELSELRWTIEPLAARLAAGHGREEVQQRLVDMVEIMGHAMSQGDALTFSRADAEYHSLLIQLAGNRMLEHLSGIVSAALQVSGGPIAGCDRPNEASLAHHARIVEALAAGDGAGAEAAMRQLLMVHPEVERVVPAPREH, translated from the coding sequence GTGAGTACCCTTGCGCACACCATGATGACCGCCGCCCGCTCCGCAGACTCCGGTCTCGTCGGCCCGGGCGGGCTCGACCGTTACCCCTACGCCGAGGCCCCCGGTGCCGACCGGGTGGGAGTCCCCTCCTGGGATGCCGCGGACCCTGAGCTGGGCCGTGTCGGCCGCCGTACCGCGGGTAGCCGTGGCCGCGGACTGCACGGTCAACTCGTCCAGCAGCTGGGCCAGATGATCGTCTCCGGCGACCTGGGCGCGGACCGCCCCCTCGTACCAGAGGAGATCGGCCAGCGTTTCGAGGTCTCCCGCACCGTGGTCCGTGAGTCGCTCCGGGTGCTGGAGGCCAAGGGCCTGGTGAGCGCCCGGCCGAACGTGGGCACGCGCGTGCGTCCCGTCAGCGACTGGAACCTCCTCGACCCCGACATCATCGAGTGGCGCGCCTTCGGACCGCAGCGCGACAACCAGCGCCGCGAGCTCAGCGAGCTGCGCTGGACGATCGAGCCGCTCGCCGCCCGCCTCGCCGCCGGGCACGGGCGCGAGGAGGTCCAGCAGCGGCTCGTCGACATGGTCGAGATCATGGGTCACGCCATGAGCCAGGGTGACGCGCTGACGTTCTCGCGCGCCGACGCCGAGTACCACTCGCTGCTCATCCAGCTCGCCGGCAACCGCATGCTGGAGCACCTCTCCGGGATCGTGTCCGCGGCCCTCCAGGTGTCCGGCGGCCCGATCGCCGGCTGTGACCGGCCCAACGAGGCGTCCTTGGCCCACCATGCCCGGATCGTCGAGGCTCTCGCGGCAGGCGACGGAGCGGGGGCGGAGGCGGCCATGCGGCAGCTCCTCATGGTGCACCCCGAGGTGGAGCGCGTGGTCCCGGCCCCGCGCGAGCACTGA
- a CDS encoding ATP-binding cassette domain-containing protein, whose product MIQAFGLTSNPRKELPPAVDDVSFEARAGCVTALLGTPGAGKTTVLRLMLELQQGRGTTCFRGRPLHRIAHPSREVGVLLGDVPGHPARTVRGQLRMLCAAAGVSVRRADEVLEVVGLVSLRDERLGTLSRGMDRRLGLACALLADPHTLVLDALTDGLSARERHWLHGMLRAHATQGGTVLCATTDPKEAARTADRIITLEQGRLVADQEAAEFSRTRLRPRVAVRSPHATRLAALLTKEARTAQRSVEVVREAGNRLSVYGSTCADVGEAAFRHGILVHQLADEVGDMGPGAGSTRQGGPSAGGEARATDGTTALGEAGAAAMTGSTGGATGQKAARTTPDDADRSPGSAALPGPSVLHSPAGQSERAATAASTAATPATRLPEPNEPTGRPLAVTRVSEPTAGQAAATSAPARPRNARPRSSAPLTSDSLPPLPPPISVRPAPSPLRPLRYELRRAAGVGTGFLTGAAVLVSSALGAVLLARVGHTPQHRLLAAWPQELPLPPAALGAGLLGAVAFGDEFRHPALAVDRGTVPRRLGLLVAKLLVAAATGLLLAFLTVGCDAEVLYLVYGRELARVPADWLALTASWIGLVIGCAWAGVLAAGIFRSTTAGLAAVVAVPVLVVPLVQKALEGSSVRSAAGFSVRLRELLLSQWPFGGERYLAAGARMIAQPVAGALTLSLAALLCAYLLTTLRSRVR is encoded by the coding sequence GTGATCCAGGCCTTCGGACTGACCAGCAACCCCCGCAAGGAGCTCCCGCCCGCCGTCGACGACGTCTCCTTCGAGGCACGCGCGGGCTGCGTCACCGCGCTCCTCGGCACCCCAGGCGCCGGCAAGACAACAGTGCTCAGGCTCATGCTCGAACTCCAACAGGGCCGTGGGACCACCTGTTTCAGAGGCCGCCCACTGCACCGCATCGCCCATCCGTCACGTGAGGTCGGCGTGCTCCTGGGTGATGTGCCGGGGCACCCCGCGCGCACCGTCCGGGGTCAACTCCGCATGCTGTGCGCCGCGGCGGGCGTATCGGTCCGCCGTGCCGACGAAGTCCTTGAGGTCGTCGGCCTCGTCAGCCTGCGCGACGAACGCCTGGGCACGCTCTCACGTGGCATGGACCGTCGGCTCGGCCTGGCCTGTGCGCTGCTGGCGGACCCGCACACCCTCGTGCTCGACGCGCTCACGGACGGTCTGTCGGCTCGTGAACGCCATTGGCTGCACGGCATGCTGCGCGCCCACGCGACCCAGGGCGGCACCGTCCTGTGCGCCACCACCGACCCCAAGGAGGCGGCCCGCACCGCCGACCGGATCATCACACTGGAACAGGGACGACTCGTCGCCGACCAGGAAGCCGCAGAGTTCTCCCGCACCCGGCTGCGCCCCCGCGTCGCCGTGCGCAGCCCGCACGCCACCCGTCTCGCCGCCCTGCTCACCAAAGAGGCGCGGACGGCACAGCGCTCCGTTGAAGTCGTACGAGAGGCGGGCAACCGGCTCTCCGTGTACGGCAGTACCTGCGCGGACGTCGGCGAGGCCGCCTTCCGGCACGGCATCCTCGTACACCAACTCGCCGACGAGGTCGGTGACATGGGTCCCGGAGCCGGCTCGACCCGTCAGGGCGGGCCATCGGCAGGCGGTGAGGCCCGCGCGACTGATGGGACAACGGCGCTCGGTGAGGCCGGGGCAGCCGCCATGACCGGAAGCACCGGCGGCGCAACAGGACAGAAGGCCGCCCGCACCACGCCTGATGACGCCGACCGGTCGCCAGGTTCTGCCGCCTTGCCGGGCCCTTCCGTCTTGCACAGCCCTGCCGGGCAGAGCGAGCGCGCGGCTACTGCGGCGTCAACCGCAGCCACCCCGGCAACCCGCCTCCCCGAGCCGAACGAGCCCACCGGCCGCCCGCTGGCAGTCACCCGTGTCTCCGAACCGACAGCCGGACAGGCCGCAGCGACATCCGCGCCCGCACGCCCTCGGAACGCCCGCCCGCGCTCCTCCGCCCCCCTCACCTCCGACAGCCTGCCCCCGCTCCCGCCCCCCATCTCCGTCCGCCCCGCTCCGAGTCCGCTGCGCCCGCTCCGCTACGAACTGCGCCGGGCCGCCGGTGTCGGCACCGGGTTTCTGACCGGGGCCGCCGTGCTCGTCTCGTCCGCGCTCGGTGCCGTACTCCTGGCCCGTGTCGGCCACACCCCACAGCACCGCCTGCTGGCCGCCTGGCCGCAGGAGCTGCCGCTGCCGCCCGCGGCACTCGGCGCCGGGCTGCTGGGCGCCGTCGCCTTCGGGGACGAGTTCCGCCACCCCGCGCTGGCGGTCGACCGAGGCACGGTGCCCCGCCGACTGGGACTGCTCGTCGCCAAGCTCCTCGTCGCCGCGGCCACCGGGCTGCTGCTGGCCTTTCTCACCGTGGGCTGCGACGCCGAAGTGCTCTACCTCGTCTACGGACGGGAGCTGGCGCGAGTTCCCGCGGACTGGCTCGCGCTGACCGCAAGTTGGATCGGCCTCGTGATCGGCTGCGCGTGGGCCGGGGTGCTGGCCGCGGGAATCTTCCGTTCCACCACCGCCGGGCTCGCGGCGGTGGTCGCCGTACCGGTCCTGGTGGTGCCCCTCGTGCAGAAGGCCCTGGAGGGCTCGTCCGTGCGGAGCGCGGCCGGATTCTCCGTGCGCCTTCGGGAACTGCTCCTGTCGCAGTGGCCCTTCGGAGGCGAGCGGTATCTGGCGGCCGGAGCGCGGATGATCGCCCAACCCGTCGCCGGGGCGCTGACGTTGTCGCTGGCTGCTCTGCTCTGTGCGTATCTGCTCACGACCCTGCGAAGCAGGGTCCGATGA
- a CDS encoding NUDIX hydrolase yields the protein MPYDPSAFPPFAVTVDLVVLTVRRHALCALAVRRGEPPFQGRWALPGGFVRADEDLSQAAARELAEETGLRAHDPDAPAQDNGAHLEQLATYGDPKRDPRMRVVSVAHLALAPDLPAPRAGGDANSARWAPVEELLQQGGYGRDGEQAAPLAFDHAQILSDGVERARSKIEYSSLATAFCPTEFTVGELRRVYEAVWGVALDPRNFHRKVTGTPGFLVPTGGTTTRQGGRPAQLFRAGGATLLNPPMLRPEV from the coding sequence ATGCCCTACGACCCCTCGGCCTTCCCGCCCTTCGCCGTCACCGTGGACCTGGTCGTGCTGACCGTGCGTCGTCATGCCCTGTGCGCGCTGGCGGTACGCAGGGGTGAGCCGCCCTTTCAGGGACGCTGGGCGCTCCCTGGTGGCTTCGTTCGGGCCGACGAGGATCTGTCGCAGGCCGCAGCACGTGAACTGGCCGAGGAGACCGGACTACGCGCCCACGACCCGGACGCCCCGGCCCAGGACAACGGTGCTCACCTGGAACAGCTCGCGACGTACGGCGACCCCAAGCGCGATCCCCGGATGCGGGTGGTCAGCGTCGCCCATCTCGCGCTCGCCCCCGATCTGCCCGCTCCCCGGGCGGGCGGTGACGCCAACAGCGCCCGCTGGGCGCCCGTCGAGGAACTGCTGCAGCAGGGCGGCTACGGCAGAGACGGCGAACAGGCGGCACCACTCGCCTTCGACCACGCCCAGATCCTGTCGGACGGGGTGGAGCGCGCCCGTTCAAAGATCGAGTACTCATCGCTGGCCACGGCGTTCTGCCCGACCGAGTTCACCGTCGGTGAGCTGCGCCGCGTGTACGAGGCGGTGTGGGGCGTCGCCCTCGACCCGCGCAACTTCCACCGCAAGGTCACGGGCACCCCGGGCTTCCTCGTCCCCACCGGAGGTACGACCACCCGCCAGGGCGGTCGTCCGGCCCAGCTCTTCAGGGCGGGCGGCGCCACCCTGCTCAACCCTCCGATGCTGCGTCCCGAGGTCTGA
- a CDS encoding glycogen debranching N-terminal domain-containing protein has product MPSSLAPSHSPRPPLAPPPTARRPAQIPPTHTTLICVALPGLAISTDQGQLTGRGLEGFYRGGRRVLARCQVRVAGREPLAVQARMTAADRARFVGTLRVAPDGGPDPDVVVERIRHADGTERITLHSSAPRPLRLPVEVSLGTDLADLGTIASGTAGPELPASVHASGLRWSGAGGSAAVTADPPPADALASAGLLRWELELPPGGSMTLELRIRQDGSGPVRAVGHVATSPLAPARAAGDDPRVEALLRTSIEDLQALLLRDSAHPADTHLAAGAPWRCGMAPAEALAAARMTLPLGTGLAAGTLRALARTQLPGPGPRSGMLPGPLRDAGPHLPPGCTGTEATLLFPVLLAEARRWGLPEQLTEELLPTAERCLTWLRATVGDGTYLPDPQPGGPLRCETQAHAHRAALLGADLLDAYGRPGGAGLRQWAQEMRTAFRDEFWVEDRGGGRPAAARTPDGRTVPHLGAIAAHLLDTGLLGGGEPAPGLLDKVQTGQLARLLGSPAMDSGWGLRGLGVKEAGYNPFGHRSGAVRVQETAVAVAGLATAGYEKEASSLLRGLLAAAEAFEYRLPEMYAGEQRAEGGAPLPHPAACRPAATAAASGVLLLAALAGIRPDAPAGTVMLRPVRSVPLGEISLTGLRVAGAPFSVRVGRLGVAMVEEAAAGLQLGA; this is encoded by the coding sequence ATGCCGTCATCGCTCGCGCCGTCCCACTCTCCTCGGCCGCCGCTCGCCCCGCCACCCACCGCCCGCCGTCCCGCCCAGATCCCCCCGACCCACACCACCCTGATCTGCGTCGCCCTTCCCGGGCTCGCGATCTCCACGGACCAGGGGCAGCTCACCGGCCGGGGACTGGAGGGCTTCTACCGCGGAGGCAGGCGCGTGCTCGCCCGGTGCCAGGTCCGCGTGGCCGGCCGTGAACCACTCGCGGTACAGGCCCGGATGACCGCCGCCGACCGTGCCCGCTTCGTGGGGACGTTGCGTGTCGCCCCCGACGGCGGGCCCGACCCGGACGTCGTCGTCGAGCGCATCCGCCACGCGGACGGCACGGAGCGGATCACCCTGCACAGTTCGGCGCCGCGCCCGCTGCGCCTGCCGGTCGAGGTGTCACTCGGCACCGACCTGGCGGACCTGGGCACGATCGCCTCCGGCACCGCGGGTCCCGAACTGCCCGCCAGCGTCCACGCCTCCGGCCTGCGCTGGTCCGGTGCCGGCGGCAGCGCCGCCGTCACGGCCGACCCGCCGCCCGCCGACGCGCTGGCCTCCGCCGGCCTCCTGCGCTGGGAGCTCGAACTGCCCCCGGGCGGTTCCATGACCCTGGAGCTGCGGATCCGGCAGGACGGCTCGGGACCCGTCCGAGCCGTGGGTCACGTGGCGACGAGCCCTCTCGCCCCGGCACGGGCCGCCGGAGACGATCCACGCGTCGAGGCACTCCTGCGGACCAGCATCGAAGACCTCCAGGCGCTGCTCCTGCGGGACTCCGCGCATCCCGCCGACACCCACCTCGCGGCAGGCGCGCCATGGCGCTGCGGCATGGCGCCGGCAGAGGCGCTTGCCGCCGCCCGAATGACGCTGCCCCTCGGCACCGGGCTCGCCGCGGGCACGCTGCGTGCCCTCGCCCGCACCCAGCTCCCGGGGCCGGGCCCGAGATCCGGCATGCTTCCCGGCCCGCTCCGCGACGCGGGCCCCCACCTGCCGCCGGGTTGTACGGGCACGGAGGCCACCCTGCTCTTCCCCGTGCTCCTCGCCGAGGCCCGCCGCTGGGGGCTCCCGGAACAGCTGACAGAGGAACTGCTCCCGACCGCCGAACGCTGTCTCACCTGGCTGCGCGCGACAGTGGGCGACGGAACCTACCTGCCCGATCCGCAGCCGGGCGGCCCCCTGCGCTGCGAGACGCAGGCCCACGCGCACCGCGCCGCACTCCTCGGCGCCGATCTCCTCGACGCGTACGGCCGACCGGGCGGTGCCGGGCTGAGGCAGTGGGCTCAGGAGATGCGCACCGCCTTCAGGGACGAATTCTGGGTCGAGGACCGGGGCGGCGGCAGACCGGCGGCCGCCCGTACGCCTGACGGGCGCACCGTGCCGCACCTCGGTGCGATCGCCGCCCACCTCCTCGACACCGGCCTGCTGGGCGGGGGCGAACCGGCCCCCGGGCTGCTCGACAAGGTGCAGACCGGGCAGCTCGCGCGGCTGCTAGGCAGTCCGGCCATGGACTCCGGTTGGGGATTGCGGGGCCTGGGCGTCAAGGAGGCGGGATACAACCCGTTCGGTCACCGGAGCGGTGCCGTGCGGGTCCAGGAGACCGCGGTGGCCGTCGCGGGCCTGGCCACCGCCGGGTACGAGAAGGAGGCGAGTTCGCTGCTGCGCGGCCTCCTGGCGGCCGCCGAGGCCTTCGAGTACCGGCTGCCGGAGATGTACGCGGGGGAGCAGCGCGCGGAAGGAGGAGCTCCCTTGCCCCACCCGGCCGCCTGCCGGCCGGCGGCCACCGCTGCCGCCTCCGGGGTGCTGCTGCTCGCGGCACTGGCCGGAATCCGTCCGGACGCCCCGGCCGGCACGGTCATGCTCCGTCCGGTACGCAGCGTTCCGCTGGGCGAGATCAGCCTGACGGGGCTGCGCGTCGCGGGCGCCCCCTTTTCCGTACGGGTCGGCCGTCTCGGCGTCGCCATGGTCGAGGAGGCCGCCGCGGGACTGCAATTGGGAGCGTGA
- a CDS encoding DUF4192 domain-containing protein has translation MTNHGETHQVTLRTPAELADALPYLLGYQPEDSIVLVALHDRDGRGRFGGRARLGIPANPDDWPAVAQQLTHGLVTGSERRGARPESMVVYLCQEPAEGEARHQVRERLRPLAQLLRTECGRLDVPVVEALCIAGNRFWSYCCVTPECCPDDGVPMGLPGTSVLAAAATYAGLQVRGTLSGLRARFHPWETAAALEQERALDTVNARMVPRILDDASRADVAEETLRRARQVSSRFAGAPAVSGTLLADLRDDELLAHDEAAMLILGLQDRTTRDRAAEWMEGDEAAPALRLWRALARRCVGPYREHAAAPLTLAGWVAWSTGDELEAREALAMALGADPGYLFARLLHQACNEGLDPESIRRCLRAERGGRPRVAAGPPGTTPDTARIEAGEAYEDGGIRWGEHQDGLEATEGFEGTEGTERFEGASGVDCADALVDREDLEGREGLDDLEGDDWIDDAEAMTHLDDVTGPPSCSTSISGATRALESATRRRRRVGAPDDGDTGPRARRTGGTRPRPVGRPAVRRGGPGTGEAAPRGHRTKGSEA, from the coding sequence ATGACGAATCACGGCGAAACACACCAGGTCACCCTACGTACCCCGGCCGAACTGGCCGACGCCCTGCCGTATTTGCTCGGCTACCAGCCCGAGGACAGCATCGTCCTGGTCGCGCTCCACGACCGGGACGGCCGAGGCCGGTTCGGAGGCCGCGCCCGGCTCGGAATTCCCGCGAACCCGGACGACTGGCCCGCCGTGGCACAGCAGCTGACACACGGTCTGGTGACCGGAAGCGAACGCAGAGGCGCTCGGCCCGAGAGCATGGTCGTGTATCTCTGCCAGGAACCGGCGGAGGGCGAAGCGCGGCATCAGGTGAGGGAACGTCTGCGCCCGCTCGCCCAGTTGCTGCGCACCGAATGCGGCCGTCTCGACGTACCCGTGGTCGAGGCTCTGTGCATCGCCGGCAACCGCTTCTGGTCCTACTGCTGCGTGACGCCGGAATGCTGTCCGGACGACGGAGTGCCCATGGGCCTGCCCGGCACCTCGGTGCTGGCCGCCGCCGCGACCTACGCCGGTCTGCAAGTGCGAGGCACGCTGAGCGGGTTGCGGGCCAGGTTCCACCCCTGGGAGACCGCTGCGGCGCTGGAACAGGAGCGCGCGCTCGACACCGTGAATGCCCGCATGGTCCCTCGGATCCTCGACGACGCGAGCCGCGCGGACGTGGCCGAGGAAACCCTGCGACGGGCACGGCAGGTCAGCAGCCGATTCGCCGGCGCACCCGCTGTCTCCGGCACGCTTCTGGCAGACCTGCGCGACGACGAACTGCTCGCACACGACGAGGCCGCCATGCTGATTCTGGGCCTGCAGGACCGTACGACCCGCGATCGCGCGGCGGAGTGGATGGAGGGCGACGAGGCAGCACCGGCCCTCCGCCTCTGGCGAGCCCTCGCTCGACGCTGTGTCGGGCCGTACCGCGAGCACGCCGCGGCACCTCTGACGCTCGCGGGCTGGGTCGCCTGGTCGACCGGCGACGAACTGGAGGCCCGGGAAGCCCTGGCCATGGCACTCGGCGCGGACCCCGGATACCTGTTCGCCCGCCTGCTGCACCAGGCCTGCAACGAGGGACTGGACCCGGAGTCGATCCGGCGCTGTCTGCGAGCGGAGCGCGGCGGCCGACCTCGCGTTGCCGCCGGGCCGCCGGGAACCACTCCGGACACCGCGCGGATCGAGGCCGGCGAGGCGTACGAGGACGGGGGCATCAGGTGGGGTGAGCATCAGGACGGGCTTGAGGCCACGGAGGGTTTCGAGGGGACGGAGGGGACCGAGAGGTTCGAGGGAGCGAGCGGTGTCGATTGCGCGGATGCGCTCGTGGATCGGGAAGATCTCGAAGGTCGGGAAGGTCTCGACGATCTCGAAGGTGACGACTGGATCGACGACGCCGAGGCCATGACGCACCTCGACGACGTCACTGGCCCCCCGTCCTGCTCGACGTCCATCAGCGGTGCCACCCGGGCGTTGGAGTCGGCCACGAGGCGTCGACGTCGGGTGGGCGCGCCAGACGACGGCGACACGGGCCCCCGCGCCAGGAGGACGGGCGGAACCCGTCCCCGGCCCGTGGGCAGGCCCGCTGTACGCCGGGGTGGCCCGGGCACCGGGGAGGCCGCTCCTCGCGGTCACCGGACGAAGGGGAGTGAAGCGTGA
- a CDS encoding LysR family transcriptional regulator, translated as MRYDLDDLRLFVHIVAEGSITAGAHRMHLSLPSASARVRSLERHAGVPLLIRGRRGVRPTPAGTTLARHARDVLARTARLDSAVASYTRSPTAPLTLLGGGSAMHGLVPRALVSFLRAHPEADVTVAESRTPRTLRMLADGEADLGVVLDDEARECGLRTEPLGDDSLVVIGQAGGVLAGRTALTYGEVAEHPLVGLDADSSLRRWIEKHLGPHAPVARHRTTVANLNVLVTLAAAGVGLAVVPRRVVDPSRPLDVCELREPWACRHHLLAWGVRDHASTAATAALAEHLRQAAVAGPLSRNGLGDLVGQLPVPGSQEAPGAEDGGGLFAPPHLPPADDRS; from the coding sequence ATGCGCTACGACTTGGACGACCTGAGGCTCTTCGTCCACATCGTGGCGGAGGGATCGATCACGGCAGGCGCGCACCGGATGCACCTGAGCCTGCCTTCGGCCAGCGCCAGGGTGCGCTCCCTGGAGCGGCACGCCGGGGTGCCACTGCTGATCCGCGGCCGGCGAGGCGTGCGGCCCACACCGGCGGGGACGACCCTGGCCCGGCATGCCCGCGACGTGCTCGCTCGGACGGCTCGGCTCGACAGCGCCGTCGCGAGCTATACGCGGTCTCCGACGGCCCCGCTGACCCTGTTGGGCGGTGGCTCCGCGATGCACGGGCTCGTGCCCCGGGCCCTGGTCTCGTTCCTGCGCGCACACCCGGAGGCCGACGTCACGGTGGCCGAGAGCCGCACCCCGCGGACCTTGCGGATGCTCGCGGACGGAGAGGCGGACCTGGGGGTCGTCCTCGACGACGAGGCCCGCGAGTGCGGCCTGCGGACGGAACCCCTCGGCGACGACTCCCTGGTGGTGATCGGCCAGGCCGGAGGGGTCCTCGCCGGGCGAACCGCGCTGACCTACGGCGAGGTCGCCGAGCACCCCCTCGTCGGGCTCGACGCCGATTCCTCGCTGCGCCGCTGGATCGAGAAACACCTCGGACCGCACGCTCCGGTCGCGCGTCACCGCACCACCGTCGCCAACCTCAACGTCCTCGTCACCCTCGCTGCCGCCGGTGTCGGGCTCGCCGTGGTGCCGCGTCGGGTCGTCGACCCCAGCCGACCACTCGACGTGTGCGAACTGCGGGAACCCTGGGCCTGCCGTCACCATCTGCTGGCCTGGGGTGTCAGGGACCACGCCTCAACGGCAGCCACCGCGGCGCTCGCCGAACACCTGCGCCAAGCGGCAGTGGCCGGACCCTTGTCCCGCAACGGACTCGGAGACCTTGTCGGCCAACTGCCCGTGCCCGGCAGCCAGGAGGCGCCTGGTGCCGAGGACGGTGGTGGCTTGTTCGCGCCGCCACATCTGCCTCCCGCGGACGATCGGAGCTGA
- a CDS encoding sulfite exporter TauE/SafE family protein, with product MAEILLVLLAGTAAGALNAIGGGGTFVALPVLVALGLSPVTANALSRVALVPGALAGAWVYRHELVPVGATSMRSLTAISVVGGGVGGGLLLALPASSFDAAAPWLLACATVILACGRRLSRALNATLGRAVGMSPRAVLIGQFVLAVYGGYFGGAVGIMMLALWSIGLGLDAAASNPMRVAQLAAIYLSATVLFLIASDALNTPLVLASMLVGAVAGGFGGAHLARRLPARPLRGILLTTAVIMTVLYFLRG from the coding sequence GTGGCCGAGATACTGCTTGTCCTGCTGGCCGGCACCGCCGCCGGAGCGTTGAACGCCATCGGCGGCGGAGGCACCTTCGTGGCGCTGCCCGTTCTCGTGGCGCTCGGCCTGTCGCCGGTGACGGCGAACGCGTTGTCGCGCGTCGCCCTCGTGCCCGGGGCCCTGGCCGGCGCATGGGTGTACCGACACGAGCTCGTGCCGGTCGGGGCGACGTCCATGAGGTCGCTGACCGCGATCAGCGTGGTCGGCGGCGGAGTCGGCGGCGGGCTGCTCCTGGCGCTGCCCGCCTCGTCGTTCGACGCCGCGGCGCCCTGGCTGCTCGCCTGCGCCACGGTCATTCTCGCCTGCGGTCGCCGCCTGTCCCGGGCGTTGAACGCCACCCTGGGCCGCGCGGTCGGCATGAGTCCGCGCGCCGTCCTGATCGGCCAGTTCGTCCTCGCCGTGTACGGCGGATACTTCGGCGGGGCCGTAGGCATCATGATGCTCGCTCTGTGGAGCATCGGCCTCGGTCTCGACGCCGCGGCGAGCAATCCGATGCGCGTCGCGCAACTCGCCGCCATCTATCTCAGCGCGACCGTGCTGTTCCTGATCGCCTCGGACGCCCTGAACACGCCGCTTGTGCTCGCCTCCATGCTGGTCGGCGCGGTGGCCGGGGGCTTCGGCGGCGCCCACCTCGCCCGGCGTCTCCCCGCCCGGCCGCTGCGGGGCATCCTTCTGACCACCGCCGTGATCATGACCGTCCTGTACTTCCTGCGCGGCTGA